The following coding sequences lie in one Streptomyces xiamenensis genomic window:
- a CDS encoding SDR family NAD(P)-dependent oxidoreductase has product MSTTPVPDYATEFAGRTVLVTGAASGIGLATARRLGAGGADVLVADYRAEGAEEAAATLRSEGLSAAAVTMDVTDPASVQAGVAFAVETFGGLHLAVNNAGVGGPVAPTGEYDIDAYNRVVRTNLDGVFHCMRHELPAIEAAGSGGAIVNVASILGSVASRGSSAYVAAKHGVIGLTKTAAAEYATKNIRINAVGPGFIETPLLQDMDRAQYEGLVALHPAGRLGTSEEVAELVTFLLSPRASFVYGSYHLVDGGYTAV; this is encoded by the coding sequence ATGAGCACCACCCCCGTACCCGACTACGCCACCGAGTTCGCCGGCCGCACCGTCCTGGTCACCGGCGCCGCCTCCGGTATCGGGCTGGCGACCGCCCGCCGGCTGGGCGCCGGAGGGGCCGACGTCCTCGTCGCCGACTACCGCGCCGAGGGCGCGGAGGAAGCCGCCGCCACCCTGCGCTCCGAGGGCCTGTCGGCCGCCGCCGTCACCATGGACGTCACCGACCCCGCCTCCGTCCAGGCCGGTGTGGCCTTCGCCGTCGAGACCTTCGGCGGTCTGCACCTGGCCGTCAACAACGCCGGTGTCGGCGGCCCCGTCGCCCCCACGGGGGAGTACGACATCGACGCCTACAACCGGGTCGTGCGCACCAACCTCGACGGCGTCTTCCACTGCATGCGCCACGAGCTGCCCGCCATCGAGGCCGCCGGCTCCGGCGGGGCGATCGTGAACGTCGCCTCGATCCTGGGAAGCGTGGCCTCCCGCGGCTCCTCCGCGTACGTCGCCGCCAAACACGGCGTGATCGGCCTGACCAAGACCGCCGCCGCCGAGTACGCCACGAAGAACATCCGGATCAACGCCGTGGGCCCCGGCTTCATCGAGACGCCACTGCTGCAGGACATGGACCGCGCCCAGTACGAGGGCCTGGTCGCCCTGCACCCGGCCGGGCGTCTGGGCACCAGCGAGGAGGTCGCCGAGCTGGTGACGTTCCTGCTGTCCCCGCGCGCGTCCTTCGTGTACGGCAGCTACCACCTGGTGGACGGCGGCTACACCGCCGTCTGA
- a CDS encoding TetR family transcriptional regulator produces MTVNRSPLPIPAPREDGRQRKARRTREALAAAALELVLRHGPDEVTVAAIADRADVARRTFSRYFASKEEAALDFVREDGRRINTLLRERPAAEPPLIAYRRAVGHWLTDRDTPASHHRPEIRALLARIDSDPSLFAAYQRIRVDAQEESVGIVAARLAVDPAHDPRPTVVVDAAAGVLTAAMRLWARHAPTGDQSRAVADLAALVERSYDALTEEAAAAADREALSARRK; encoded by the coding sequence ATGACGGTGAACAGGTCTCCCCTGCCGATCCCCGCCCCCCGTGAGGACGGCCGGCAGCGCAAGGCACGGCGCACCCGCGAAGCACTCGCCGCCGCCGCCCTGGAGCTGGTGCTGCGGCACGGCCCCGACGAGGTGACCGTCGCCGCGATCGCCGACCGCGCCGATGTCGCCCGCCGTACCTTCAGCCGCTACTTCGCGAGCAAAGAGGAGGCGGCCCTGGACTTCGTCCGGGAGGACGGCCGCCGCATCAACACCCTGCTGCGCGAGCGGCCCGCCGCGGAACCGCCACTGATCGCCTACCGGCGCGCGGTCGGGCACTGGCTCACCGACCGGGACACCCCCGCCTCGCACCACCGCCCCGAGATCCGCGCGCTGCTCGCCCGGATCGACAGCGACCCCTCGCTCTTCGCCGCCTACCAGCGCATCCGGGTCGACGCCCAGGAGGAATCGGTCGGCATCGTCGCCGCGCGGCTGGCCGTGGACCCCGCCCACGACCCCCGCCCCACCGTGGTCGTCGACGCCGCCGCCGGTGTGCTGACCGCCGCCATGCGGCTGTGGGCGCGCCACGCGCCCACCGGCGACCAGAGCCGCGCCGTGGCCGACCTCGCCGCGCTGGTGGAGCGCTCCTATGACGCCCTCACGGAGGAAGCGGCTGCCGCCGCCGACCGCGAGGCCCTATCCGCACGAAGAAAGTGA